The following proteins are encoded in a genomic region of Haloarcula marina:
- a CDS encoding DUF7500 family protein, with protein sequence MARGSDEPNPEDGKILSPEELDIADDEHVTEIDEDRYVVSPDVRTDDAYGNQVDSDATPEPQPEPEPATPEFTDANVHRWLAEQMADSNGRYGFDVTAKFDGNVDQQQLVSNDIVTVFESFMLWYGRQIDGSTAVEDVLGILLSESNVPVKFPPGSFKAMVRSTGLAPDDSIADLVEHVEERDGAEF encoded by the coding sequence ATGGCCCGGGGGTCAGACGAACCAAATCCAGAAGACGGCAAGATACTCTCCCCCGAAGAGTTGGATATCGCCGACGACGAGCACGTCACGGAGATCGACGAGGACCGGTACGTCGTCTCGCCGGACGTGCGAACGGACGACGCCTACGGCAATCAGGTCGATTCGGATGCGACACCCGAGCCCCAACCGGAGCCGGAACCGGCAACGCCGGAATTCACTGACGCGAACGTTCATCGGTGGCTGGCCGAGCAGATGGCCGACTCGAACGGTCGCTACGGCTTCGACGTGACCGCGAAGTTCGACGGAAACGTCGACCAGCAACAGCTCGTTTCGAACGATATCGTCACCGTCTTCGAGAGTTTTATGCTCTGGTACGGGCGGCAGATAGACGGCTCGACGGCCGTCGAGGACGTTCTCGGCATCCTCCTCTCGGAGTCGAACGTCCCCGTGAAGTTCCCGCCGGGCAGTTTCAAAGCGATGGTTCGCTCGACGGGACTCGCTCCCGACGACAGCATCGCCGACCTCGTCGAACACGTCGAGGAGCGCGACGGCGCGGAGTTCTGA
- a CDS encoding archaellin/type IV pilin N-terminal domain-containing protein: protein MVRKLRNDDDRGQVGIGTLIVFIAMVLVAAIAAGVLINTAGFLQSSAEETGQQSSDQVTNRLEVVSTVGTDIDNTNKQVDTVEITVKKAPGAANIDLGSTIAQWVDSSGSYDLVQGASANGAPNGTAYSVSTVQDDDSSITDSQVLNDPSDRATLTFSAVDLGSSGLGEGATATIQLNTQSGGTTTVRLVVPETLSGNSAVTL from the coding sequence ATGGTTAGGAAACTACGAAACGACGACGACCGCGGGCAGGTCGGTATCGGTACGCTCATCGTGTTCATCGCGATGGTGCTGGTCGCGGCGATCGCCGCGGGCGTCCTCATCAATACCGCCGGATTCCTCCAGAGCAGCGCTGAGGAAACCGGACAACAGAGCAGTGACCAAGTGACCAACCGCCTCGAAGTCGTCAGTACGGTTGGGACGGACATCGACAACACCAACAAGCAAGTCGATACCGTGGAAATCACCGTCAAGAAAGCGCCCGGCGCGGCGAACATCGACCTCGGTAGCACGATTGCACAGTGGGTCGATTCCTCTGGATCCTACGACCTCGTGCAGGGGGCGAGCGCCAACGGCGCACCCAACGGGACCGCGTACAGCGTCTCGACAGTCCAAGACGACGACTCCTCGATTACCGACAGCCAAGTCCTCAACGACCCGTCCGACCGCGCGACGCTGACGTTCAGCGCAGTCGACCTCGGCTCGTCGGGCCTCGGTGAAGGTGCGACGGCCACCATCCAACTGAACACCCAGTCTGGTGGTACCACCACCGTCCGTCTGGTCGTTCCGGAAACCCTGTCCGGCAACTCCGCCGTCACGCTCTAA
- a CDS encoding archaellin/type IV pilin N-terminal domain-containing protein, with protein sequence MFRKLRNDDDRGQVGIGTLIVFIAMVLVAAIAAGVLINTAGFLQSSAEETGQQSSDQVTNRLEVVSTVGTDIDNTNKEVDTVEITVKKAPGAANIDLGSTIAQWVDSSGSYDLVQGASANGAPNGTAYSVSTVQDDDSSITDSQVLNDPSDRATLTFSAVDLGSSGLGEGATATIQLNTQSGGTTTVRLVVPETLSGNSAVTL encoded by the coding sequence ATGTTTAGGAAACTACGAAACGACGACGACCGTGGGCAGGTCGGTATCGGTACGCTCATCGTGTTCATCGCGATGGTGCTGGTCGCGGCGATCGCCGCGGGCGTCCTCATCAATACCGCCGGATTCCTTCAGAGCAGCGCCGAGGAAACCGGACAGCAGAGCAGTGACCAAGTGACCAACCGCCTCGAAGTCGTCAGTACAGTCGGGACGGACATCGACAACACCAACAAGGAAGTCGATACCGTGGAAATCACCGTCAAGAAAGCGCCCGGCGCGGCGAACATCGACCTCGGTAGCACGATTGCACAGTGGGTCGATTCCTCCGGATCCTACGACCTCGTGCAGGGGGCGAGCGCCAACGGCGCACCCAACGGGACCGCGTACAGCGTCTCGACAGTCCAAGACGACGATTCCTCGATTACCGACAGCCAAGTCCTCAACGACCCGTCCGACCGCGCGACGCTGACGTTCAGCGCGGTCGACCTCGGCTCGTCGGGCCTCGGTGAAGGTGCGACGGCCACCATCCAACTGAACACCCAGTCCGGTGGCACCACCACCGTCCGCCTCGTCGTTCCGGAAACCCTGTCCGGCAACTCCGCCGTCACGCTCTAA
- a CDS encoding DUF7521 family protein translates to MIELLYAISTLVFVVAGLTMVGMAMRAYVQTSRQAMLHLSLGFSLAVAGAAATMISAFINDFEGVKSLLLVNSGLTTFGYLFVMYSLVTYE, encoded by the coding sequence ATGATCGAACTCCTCTATGCTATCTCGACGCTGGTGTTCGTCGTCGCTGGCCTCACTATGGTCGGGATGGCGATGCGGGCGTACGTCCAAACGTCCCGACAGGCGATGCTCCACCTCTCGCTGGGGTTCTCGCTCGCCGTCGCGGGTGCGGCGGCGACGATGATTAGCGCGTTCATCAACGACTTCGAAGGCGTGAAATCGCTCCTGCTGGTCAACAGCGGACTGACGACGTTCGGATACCTGTTCGTGATGTATAGCCTCGTCACCTACGAATAG
- a CDS encoding winged helix-turn-helix domain-containing protein, giving the protein MASADLLQTLGNKYSAEILDATDEPVSAQDLSDELGIPIATCYRRIDELTEHDLLELHDNILSDDRRRIKVYRRNVDEVRVDFEDDLTVHVEERSEVTNKLDEAWRTLSDG; this is encoded by the coding sequence ATGGCTTCAGCGGATCTTCTACAGACGCTGGGGAATAAATACAGCGCCGAAATCCTCGATGCCACCGACGAACCGGTTTCGGCGCAAGACTTGAGCGACGAACTCGGAATTCCGATTGCGACCTGCTACCGTCGAATCGACGAACTCACCGAACACGACCTTCTCGAACTCCACGACAATATCCTCTCAGACGACCGCCGACGCATCAAAGTCTACCGCCGCAACGTCGACGAAGTGCGGGTCGACTTCGAAGACGACCTGACGGTCCACGTCGAGGAGCGTTCGGAAGTGACCAACAAGCTCGACGAAGCGTGGCGCACGCTTTCCGACGGATAG
- a CDS encoding ATPase domain-containing protein has translation MIELTKTGIDGLDDILNGGIVKNSTTLISGNPGAGKSILCLQYIYNGVEMFDESGIYLSFEENESDLRQAAESIGFDKWPEYVDNGDIKVYDKQVLLRENDFSSSLDLLLDDLEDESYDRLVLDSLAMFNLFFEDETEKRTYLLKFTDILRSNGLTTLMTNEQGAVFPDTEIGLENYLTDGNIYLIQTPTDSGVSRYVWVAKMRKQNIETDIYPMEIDWGGIQVHQNASAFSMMSEEESPI, from the coding sequence ATGATTGAACTCACAAAGACAGGCATCGACGGCCTCGACGACATCCTCAACGGCGGTATCGTGAAGAACTCGACGACGCTCATCAGCGGCAACCCGGGCGCGGGGAAATCCATCCTCTGTCTCCAGTACATTTACAACGGTGTCGAGATGTTCGACGAATCCGGCATCTACCTCTCCTTCGAAGAGAACGAGTCGGACCTCCGGCAGGCAGCCGAGTCCATCGGCTTCGATAAGTGGCCCGAGTACGTCGACAACGGCGACATCAAGGTGTACGACAAGCAGGTCCTCCTCCGCGAGAACGACTTCTCGTCCTCGCTCGACCTCCTGTTGGACGACCTCGAAGACGAGTCCTACGACCGACTCGTCCTCGACTCGCTGGCGATGTTCAACCTCTTCTTCGAAGACGAGACCGAGAAGCGGACCTACCTCCTGAAGTTCACCGACATCCTTCGGAGCAACGGCCTGACGACGCTGATGACCAACGAGCAGGGAGCCGTCTTCCCGGACACCGAAATCGGACTGGAGAACTACCTCACCGACGGGAACATCTACCTCATCCAGACTCCCACCGACTCCGGGGTCAGCCGCTACGTCTGGGTCGCGAAGATGCGCAAGCAGAATATCGAGACCGATATCTATCCGATGGAGATAGATTGGGGCGGGATTCAGGTCCATCAGAACGCCAGTGCCTTCTCGATGATGAGCGAGGAGGAATCACCGATTTAG
- a CDS encoding chemotaxis protein CheW, with protein MSAQSATTGQVLEFKLGEETYCVSIDYVTEIVDIGDLTQVPNAPPHVEGVMDLRGRTTSIVNPKVVFGIDDDSEGKRIIVFDPDIVRDQGAAGWLVDEVFQVVQISPEQVDQSPGNDTGSIRGVVKRDDDFVIWVDPAIVHSHG; from the coding sequence ATGTCAGCACAGTCAGCAACCACCGGGCAAGTACTCGAATTCAAACTCGGCGAGGAAACGTACTGCGTCAGCATCGACTACGTGACCGAGATCGTCGATATCGGCGATCTGACACAGGTCCCGAACGCGCCGCCCCACGTCGAGGGCGTCATGGACCTCAGAGGACGGACCACCTCCATCGTCAACCCGAAAGTCGTGTTCGGCATCGACGACGACAGCGAGGGAAAGCGCATCATCGTCTTCGACCCGGACATCGTCCGCGACCAGGGTGCGGCCGGATGGCTGGTCGACGAGGTGTTCCAAGTCGTCCAAATCTCCCCGGAACAGGTCGACCAGTCGCCGGGCAACGACACGGGGTCGATTCGCGGCGTCGTCAAGCGGGACGACGACTTCGTCATCTGGGTCGACCCCGCAATCGTCCACAGCCACGGGTGA
- a CDS encoding protein-glutamate methylesterase/protein-glutamine glutaminase produces MAGPTRAVVADDSHFMRSVISDILAEGGIDVVAQAKNGREAVDAVVEHEPDVVTMDVEMPEMNGIEATERIMAERPTPVLMLSAHTDENADVTFEALDKGAVDFFTKPGGEVSMEMSRLKDQLVDIVVSVASVEVGGRTRRPRRPTQGGGGASTVESASYATNPTLVIGSSTGGPKMVEQVLSDLPSSADLRILVVQHMPEGFTGRFAERIDARSGYDVREATDGARIGGGEALVAAGDYHMEIKNYRNGRLRVKLTQDEPVNSVRPAVDVTMETAADVIDDTLVGVILTGMGEDGADGIRRIKAAGGRTIAQDEATSAVYGMPKRAVETGCVDSVLPIDDIASGILDTIRTEVTS; encoded by the coding sequence ATGGCCGGTCCCACGCGTGCAGTCGTCGCCGACGACTCCCATTTCATGCGAAGCGTCATCTCCGATATCTTGGCGGAGGGGGGAATCGACGTCGTCGCACAGGCGAAAAACGGCCGTGAGGCCGTCGATGCGGTCGTCGAGCACGAACCGGACGTGGTGACGATGGACGTCGAGATGCCCGAGATGAACGGCATCGAGGCCACAGAACGCATCATGGCCGAGCGACCGACGCCCGTCCTGATGCTGTCGGCGCATACGGACGAGAACGCCGACGTGACCTTCGAGGCGCTGGATAAGGGGGCGGTCGACTTCTTCACCAAACCCGGCGGGGAGGTGTCGATGGAGATGTCCCGGCTGAAGGACCAACTCGTCGACATCGTCGTCTCCGTCGCCAGCGTGGAGGTCGGTGGGCGAACCCGTCGACCGCGGCGGCCGACGCAGGGCGGTGGCGGCGCGTCGACCGTCGAATCGGCGTCGTACGCGACCAATCCGACGCTGGTTATCGGGTCGTCGACCGGCGGCCCGAAGATGGTCGAGCAAGTGCTGTCGGACCTGCCCTCCTCGGCGGACCTCCGAATCCTCGTCGTCCAGCACATGCCCGAGGGCTTTACGGGGCGATTCGCCGAGCGTATCGACGCGCGGAGCGGGTACGACGTGCGAGAAGCGACTGACGGGGCGCGAATCGGTGGCGGCGAGGCCCTCGTCGCCGCCGGTGACTACCACATGGAGATAAAGAACTACCGGAACGGTCGACTGCGGGTGAAACTGACCCAGGACGAACCGGTCAACAGTGTCCGGCCCGCGGTCGACGTGACGATGGAAACGGCGGCCGACGTTATCGACGACACCCTCGTCGGCGTCATCCTCACCGGGATGGGCGAGGACGGTGCGGACGGCATCCGCCGCATCAAGGCGGCCGGTGGCCGGACTATCGCACAGGACGAAGCCACGTCGGCCGTCTACGGGATGCCCAAGCGGGCGGTCGAGACGGGTTGTGTCGACAGCGTGCTTCCCATCGACGACATCGCGAGCGGTATCTTGGACACGATTCGGACTGAGGTGACCTCATAA
- the cheA gene encoding chemotaxis protein CheA, which yields MDDQYLDAFIRESEEAITELNNSLLDLESDPSDQAAMDSIFRTAHTLKGNFGAMGFDDAANLAHAMEDLLDAMRQGEMAVSSDVMDLVFAGVDQIEVIVNEIEDDGESHTQTDQMVAELRTVLEEGADAAVDAESGDPAATAAAETGAATVDADIDPNAADGRVVHATVSVGESDMLGVDAMLALDAVEDVFDILEMAPERAAIEDGEFEATFDLYLDAPDAATVDAELGSIGKIESFEARDVTDALATADAGSAVGGGNAVSGSAANEEEHSVDEIKSVRVDVDQLDDLHGLVEQLVTSRIKLRRSVEQDDLDSAGETLNELDKITANLQNTVMDMRLIPLKKVVGKFPRLVRDLARELDKDIEFEIEGEDIELDRTILTEISDPLMHILRNSVDHGIEHPADREAAGKPATGHITLRASRERDHVIIEVEDDGAGLDVTGIKQKAIEKGVRSPEELEAMDDSSIYDLIFHPGFSTADEVTDTSGRGVGMDVVHDTVTQLDGSVNVDSTEGEGTTVALRLPVTMAIVKVLFVEVGDEEYGVPIKNVDEITATEAVKQVNGKEVIKHNDDIYPVIHLDDTFDVPGETANGDGMLVRIRESERQVALHCDSVNSQEEVVVKPLEGILSGTPGLSGTAVLGDGNIVHILDVVTL from the coding sequence ATGGACGACCAGTATCTCGACGCATTCATCCGTGAGAGCGAGGAGGCGATTACCGAACTGAACAATTCACTGCTGGACTTGGAGTCGGATCCGTCCGACCAGGCGGCGATGGACTCCATCTTCCGGACCGCCCACACGCTGAAGGGGAACTTCGGCGCGATGGGGTTCGACGACGCGGCGAACCTCGCACACGCGATGGAGGACTTGCTGGACGCGATGCGGCAAGGCGAGATGGCGGTGTCGTCGGACGTGATGGACCTCGTCTTCGCCGGTGTCGACCAGATAGAGGTCATCGTCAACGAGATAGAGGACGACGGCGAGTCACACACCCAGACCGACCAGATGGTCGCCGAGTTACGAACGGTGTTAGAGGAAGGGGCCGACGCCGCGGTGGATGCCGAGAGCGGCGACCCGGCGGCGACAGCGGCGGCGGAAACCGGGGCCGCGACGGTTGACGCGGATATCGACCCGAACGCGGCCGACGGCCGCGTGGTTCACGCGACCGTCAGCGTCGGCGAGTCGGACATGCTCGGCGTCGACGCGATGCTGGCGCTCGACGCGGTCGAAGACGTGTTCGACATCCTCGAGATGGCCCCCGAACGGGCGGCCATCGAAGACGGCGAGTTCGAGGCGACGTTCGACCTGTACCTCGACGCCCCGGACGCCGCGACCGTCGACGCGGAACTCGGTTCCATCGGGAAAATCGAGTCCTTCGAGGCGAGGGACGTGACCGATGCGCTGGCGACGGCCGACGCCGGGAGCGCCGTCGGTGGCGGGAACGCCGTCTCGGGGTCGGCGGCCAACGAGGAGGAACACAGCGTCGACGAAATCAAATCGGTGCGGGTCGACGTTGACCAACTCGACGACCTGCACGGACTGGTCGAGCAGTTGGTGACGAGTCGCATCAAACTGCGCCGCTCGGTCGAACAGGACGACCTCGATTCGGCGGGCGAGACGCTGAACGAACTGGACAAGATTACGGCCAACCTCCAGAACACGGTGATGGACATGCGGCTCATCCCGCTGAAGAAAGTCGTCGGGAAGTTCCCGCGACTGGTCCGTGACCTCGCACGGGAACTGGACAAGGACATCGAGTTCGAAATCGAGGGCGAGGACATCGAACTCGACCGGACCATCCTCACCGAGATTTCGGACCCGCTGATGCACATTCTGCGGAACTCGGTCGACCACGGCATCGAGCACCCCGCCGACCGGGAGGCCGCCGGAAAGCCCGCGACGGGTCACATCACCCTGCGGGCCTCCCGAGAGCGCGACCACGTCATCATCGAAGTCGAAGACGACGGGGCCGGTCTCGACGTGACTGGCATCAAACAGAAGGCCATCGAGAAGGGCGTCCGCTCGCCCGAGGAACTGGAGGCGATGGACGACTCCTCGATTTACGACCTCATCTTCCACCCCGGGTTCTCGACGGCCGACGAGGTGACCGACACCAGCGGTCGCGGCGTCGGGATGGACGTGGTCCACGACACCGTCACGCAACTGGACGGGTCGGTCAACGTCGACTCGACGGAAGGCGAGGGGACCACCGTCGCGCTCCGCCTGCCGGTGACGATGGCCATCGTGAAGGTGCTGTTCGTCGAGGTGGGCGACGAGGAGTACGGCGTCCCCATCAAGAACGTCGACGAGATTACCGCGACGGAGGCGGTCAAACAGGTCAACGGGAAGGAGGTCATCAAGCACAACGACGACATCTACCCGGTCATCCACCTGGACGACACCTTCGACGTACCCGGCGAGACGGCCAACGGGGACGGGATGCTCGTCCGCATCCGGGAATCCGAGCGACAGGTGGCGCTGCACTGTGACTCCGTCAACAGTCAGGAGGAAGTCGTCGTCAAACCGCTGGAGGGCATCCTCTCGGGGACGCCCGGTCTTTCGGGGACGGCGGTGCTCGGCGACGGCAATATCGTCCACATCCTCGACGTGGTGACCCTATGA
- a CDS encoding CheR family methyltransferase, which yields MNSAEQRQFDQLLAFIESEMDFESGFYNDSYLDRRITARMRRTDTDSYRAYKRLLEHDEDGEREALLDSLSINVTGFFRNPDAWEQLRPVLRDLTANNRRVKIWSAPSADGREPYSAAMLAHDDPDIDERRIEITGTDINADILREARNATYETSQTTDIAEELAPLQDYSEYVETDGNTFTVKDRVTDMVSFQQHDLIRGDPKRDFDLVFCRNLLIYIDAEFKVPIFETIRNSLREGGYLMIGMTETLPAECRDAFEAVDKQHRIYRRV from the coding sequence ATGAACAGCGCCGAACAGCGGCAGTTCGACCAGTTGCTCGCGTTCATCGAATCGGAGATGGACTTCGAGTCGGGCTTTTACAACGACTCGTACCTGGACCGACGCATCACCGCGCGGATGCGCCGGACCGACACCGACAGTTACCGCGCGTACAAGCGGTTGCTCGAACACGACGAGGACGGCGAGCGAGAAGCCTTGCTGGACTCGCTCTCGATAAACGTCACCGGGTTCTTCCGGAACCCCGACGCGTGGGAGCAACTCCGGCCGGTCCTTCGGGACCTGACCGCGAACAACCGCCGCGTGAAGATTTGGTCGGCCCCGAGCGCCGACGGGCGTGAGCCCTACTCGGCGGCGATGCTGGCCCACGACGACCCAGATATCGACGAGCGTCGCATCGAGATTACCGGGACCGACATCAACGCCGACATCCTGCGGGAAGCGCGGAACGCGACCTACGAGACCTCCCAGACGACCGATATCGCGGAGGAACTGGCACCGCTCCAGGACTACTCGGAGTACGTCGAGACGGACGGCAACACCTTCACCGTCAAGGACCGCGTCACGGACATGGTCTCCTTCCAGCAACACGACCTCATCCGCGGCGACCCCAAGCGGGACTTCGACCTGGTGTTCTGTCGGAACCTACTCATCTACATCGACGCCGAGTTCAAGGTCCCCATCTTCGAGACGATTCGGAACTCGCTCCGGGAGGGCGGCTACCTCATGATAGGGATGACCGAGACGCTCCCGGCGGAGTGTCGGGACGCCTTCGAAGCGGTGGACAAACAGCACCGCATCTACCGCCGGGTATGA